A region of Anopheles merus strain MAF chromosome 2R, AmerM5.1, whole genome shotgun sequence DNA encodes the following proteins:
- the LOC121589471 gene encoding 26S proteasome non-ATPase regulatory subunit 6 translates to MPVENLEEQGLEKNPNLELSHCKFLLSLPEFASDKKLSEKLLAAIKTENMAPWYEQVCTDLGWTVDQKQLAEMRETNRKKLEQLDAAIEDAEKNLGEMEVREANLRKSEYLCRIGDKEGAITAFRKTYEKTVSLGHRLDIVFHQIRIGLFYLDHDLITRNIDKAKYLIEEGGDWDRRNRLKVYQGAYCIAIRDFKAAANFFLDTVSTFTSYELMEYATFVRYTVYVAMISLPRNELRDKVIKGAEIQEVLHQTPDVKEYLFSLYNCQYADFFKHLASVEAVLRNDILFHPHYRYYVREMRILAYTQLLESYRSLTLQYMADAFGVSVDYVDAELSRFISAGRLHCKVDRVGGIVETNRPDSKNWQYQATIKQGDILLNRVQKLSRVINI, encoded by the coding sequence ATGCCGGTCGAAAATCTGGAAGAGCAGGGCTTGGAGAAAAACCCCAACCTGGAGCTGTCGCACTGCAAGTTCCTGCTCAGTCTGCCGGAGTTTGCCAGCGACAAGAAGCTGTCGGAGAAGCTGCTGGCCGCTATCAAGACGGAAAATATGGCCCCCTGGTACGAGCAGGTGTGCACCGATCTGGGCTGGACCGTCGACCAGAAGCAGCTGGCCGAGATGCGGGAAACGAACCGCAAGAAGCTGGAGCAGCTCGATGCCGCCATCGAGGACGCGGAGAAGAATCTGGGCGAGATGGAGGTGCGGGAGGCGAATCTGCGCAAATCGGAGTACCTGTGCCGGATCGGCGACAAGGAGGGCGCGATAACGGCGTTCCGCAAGACGTACGAGAAGACGGTTTCGCTCGGCCACCGGCTCGACATCGTGTTTCACCAGATCCGCATCGGGCTGTTCTATCTCGATCACGATCTGATCACTCGCAACATCGACAAGGCCAAGTATCTGATCGAGGAGGGCGGCGACTGGGACCGCCGGAACCGGCTGAAGGTGTACCAGGGTGCGTACTGCATTGCGATACGCGACTTTAAGGCGGCGGCCAACTTTTTCCTCGACACGGTCAGCACCTTCACCAGCTACGAGCTGATGGAGTACGCGACGTTCGTGCGCTACACCGTGTACGTGGCGATGATCAGCCTGCCGCGCAACGAGCTGCGCGACAAGGTCATCAAGGGGGCGGAAATACAGGAGGTGCTGCACCAAACGCCCGACGTGAAGGAGTACCTGTTCTCGCTGTACAACTGCCAGTACGCCGATTTCTTCAAGCATCTGGCGTCGGTCGAAGCGGTGCTGCGCAACGACATTCTGTTCCATCCGCACTACCGCTACTACGTGCGCGAGATGCGCATTCTGGCGTACACGCAGCTGCTGGAATCGTACCGCTCGCTGACGCTGCAGTACATGGCGGACGCGTTCGGCGTGAGCGTGGACTACGTCGATGCCGAACTGTCGCGCTTCATTTCCGCCGGCCGACTGCACTGCAAGGTGGATCGAGTCGGCGGCATCGTGGAGACGAACCGGCCGGACAGTAAAAACTGGCAGTATCAGGCCACGATCAAGCAGGGTGATATTCTACTGAACCGCGTGCAGAAGCTCAGCCGCGTCATCAACATCTAA